In a genomic window of Pedobacter sp. KBS0701:
- a CDS encoding translation initiation factor translates to MKPKKNSLSDLGGIMYSTNPEFEYEEEVDDTVTSPNNQQDLRVMLDKKNRGGKAVTLITGFRGRSEDLEVLGKMLKTKCGVGGSVKDGEIMIQGDVRDKVMGILQKDGYKVKKAGG, encoded by the coding sequence ATGAAACCAAAGAAAAACAGTTTAAGCGATCTTGGTGGAATTATGTATTCTACCAATCCTGAATTCGAATACGAAGAAGAAGTTGATGATACCGTTACCTCGCCGAACAACCAGCAGGATTTAAGGGTAATGCTTGACAAAAAGAACCGTGGCGGTAAAGCAGTAACGTTGATTACAGGTTTCAGGGGCCGCTCAGAAGATTTAGAAGTATTGGGTAAAATGCTGAAGACCAAATGTGGGGTTGGTGGTTCAGTTAAAGATGGCGAAATCATGATCCAGGGTGACGTTCGTGATAAAGTGATGGGCATTTTGCAAAAAGATGGTTATAAAGTGAAAAAAGCAGGGGGATAA
- the metK gene encoding methionine adenosyltransferase: protein MSYLFTSESVSEGHPDKIADQISDALIDNFLAFDPESKVACETLVTTGQVILAGEVKSKTYLDVQQIARDVIKKIGYTKSEYMFEANSCGILSAIHEQSQDINQGVDRSSKEEQGAGDQGMMFGYATNETEDYMPLALNLSHKLLQELAVLRRENNEITYLRPDAKSQVTLEYDDNNKPVRIDAIVISTQHDDFDEEAAMLAKIKTDLVNILIPRIIKNNPAYAHLFNDKIEYHINPTGKFVIGGPHGDTGLTGRKIIVDTYGGKGAHGGGAFSGKDPSKVDRSAAYATRHIAKNLVAAGIADEILVQVSYAIGVAKPMGIYINTYGTGKVGKTDGEIAKIVESIFDMRPYFIEQRLKLRNPIYSETAAYGHMGRTPETVTKTFRTPNGEEKTVTVDLFTWEKLDYVDQVKAAFGI from the coding sequence ATGTCATATTTATTTACATCAGAATCTGTTTCTGAAGGTCACCCAGATAAAATCGCCGATCAAATTTCGGATGCGTTAATTGATAATTTTTTGGCTTTCGATCCAGAATCAAAAGTAGCTTGCGAAACTTTGGTTACAACGGGTCAGGTTATTTTAGCGGGTGAGGTAAAATCTAAAACATATTTAGATGTACAACAGATTGCACGTGATGTAATCAAGAAAATTGGTTACACCAAAAGCGAATACATGTTTGAGGCCAACTCTTGCGGTATTTTATCAGCCATACACGAGCAGTCGCAGGATATTAATCAAGGTGTAGATAGAAGTAGTAAAGAAGAACAAGGTGCAGGCGATCAAGGTATGATGTTTGGTTATGCAACCAACGAAACTGAAGATTACATGCCATTGGCATTAAACCTTTCTCATAAATTATTACAGGAACTGGCTGTTTTACGTCGTGAAAATAACGAAATTACTTATTTACGCCCGGATGCAAAAAGCCAGGTAACTTTAGAGTATGATGATAACAACAAACCGGTTCGCATCGATGCCATTGTGATTTCTACACAGCACGACGATTTTGATGAAGAAGCTGCAATGTTGGCTAAAATCAAAACTGATCTGGTAAACATCCTGATTCCAAGAATCATCAAAAACAATCCGGCTTACGCACATTTATTTAACGATAAAATTGAGTACCACATTAATCCAACCGGTAAATTTGTAATTGGCGGTCCGCATGGTGATACGGGCTTGACCGGCAGAAAAATCATTGTTGATACTTACGGTGGTAAAGGTGCCCATGGTGGTGGAGCTTTCTCTGGTAAAGATCCAAGTAAAGTAGATAGAAGTGCAGCGTATGCTACCCGTCACATCGCTAAAAACTTAGTGGCTGCCGGTATTGCTGACGAAATTTTGGTTCAGGTATCATACGCTATCGGTGTTGCAAAGCCAATGGGTATTTACATCAATACTTACGGAACGGGTAAAGTAGGTAAAACTGATGGCGAGATTGCTAAAATTGTAGAATCGATTTTCGATATGCGTCCTTACTTTATTGAGCAACGTTTAAAATTAAGAAACCCAATTTATAGCGAAACTGCTGCTTACGGACACATGGGCCGTACACCTGAAACGGTTACCAAAACTTTCAGAACACCAAATGGTGAAGAAAAAACGGTTACCGTTGATTTGTTTACCTGGGAGAAATTAGATTATGTAGATCAGGTTAAAGCTGCTTTCGGCATTTAA
- a CDS encoding LytTR family DNA-binding domain-containing protein, translated as MRAILVDDEVANLENLKILLDKHCPDIKVVASASNIDEAFAQVILHHPDLLFLDIQMGKTTGFDLLNLLAEKTFEVVFVTAYDHYGIQAVKFAALDYLLKPVDPEELKVAVEKAEIRFRNKINGEQLNFLLSQIKKSEPSSPKIALPQQHEIRYVPVDDIIRCVADNTYTFFFLSNGDKILISKPLKEYADLLKPQGFVRAHQSHLVNPKFVKSWLKEDGGTLLMNNGDKIPVSKPNREMVKEVLGK; from the coding sequence ATGCGGGCAATTTTAGTAGATGATGAGGTAGCTAATTTAGAAAATCTAAAGATCTTATTGGATAAACACTGTCCTGATATTAAAGTGGTAGCTAGTGCATCCAATATTGACGAGGCTTTTGCACAGGTTATCCTGCATCATCCAGATCTGCTTTTCCTGGATATCCAGATGGGTAAAACAACAGGTTTTGATCTGTTGAACCTCCTTGCCGAAAAAACCTTTGAAGTGGTGTTTGTAACTGCTTATGATCATTATGGCATCCAGGCAGTAAAGTTTGCCGCATTAGATTATCTGCTCAAGCCGGTTGATCCCGAAGAGTTGAAAGTTGCAGTAGAAAAGGCTGAAATTAGGTTCAGGAATAAAATAAATGGTGAGCAGCTTAATTTTTTGTTGAGCCAGATTAAAAAGAGTGAGCCAAGCAGTCCGAAAATTGCCTTGCCCCAACAGCATGAAATCCGTTATGTTCCTGTTGACGATATTATCCGTTGTGTAGCCGATAATACCTATACTTTTTTCTTTTTGAGCAACGGTGATAAAATCCTGATTTCGAAACCGCTGAAAGAATATGCAGATCTGCTCAAACCTCAGGGTTTTGTGCGGGCGCACCAAAGTCACCTGGTAAATCCGAAATTTGTAAAAAGCTGGTTAAAAGAAGATGGCGGAACGCTGTTGATGAATAATGGTGATAAAATCCCGGTATCTAAACCAAACAGGGAAATGGTTAAAGAGGTGCTGGGGAAATAG
- a CDS encoding diacylglycerol kinase family protein — MHTKINILFIINPISGGRGKLRIPDFIDKYLDKEKFSPNFVFSEYVGHAGELADEAATKNFDVIIAAGGDGTINEVATKVLKHNKILGILPLGSGNGLARFLSISKNLRYALSIINNFKIDEIDTAEFNKKCFFNLAGMGFDAHLSSVFSKDKKRGLSGYVKLGFKEVFNYKAQTYNLNIDGTEYTRKAFAISIANSSQYGNDVYIAPNASVKDGLLDVCIIKPFPIIKLPVLGYVMLRGKAESSDMIEIIKGKNIKIIRETAGAVHVDGEPLQMGVEIEAVINPLSLKVIVP; from the coding sequence TTGCACACAAAGATCAATATCCTCTTTATCATAAACCCTATCTCTGGTGGGAGGGGAAAACTGCGTATTCCAGATTTTATCGACAAATACCTGGATAAGGAAAAGTTTAGTCCCAATTTCGTTTTTAGCGAATATGTTGGTCATGCCGGCGAACTGGCTGATGAAGCCGCTACCAAAAACTTTGATGTAATTATAGCTGCAGGTGGCGATGGTACCATAAATGAAGTAGCTACAAAAGTGTTAAAGCACAATAAAATTTTAGGGATTTTGCCCTTGGGATCGGGCAATGGACTTGCCCGCTTTTTAAGTATTTCCAAAAACTTAAGATATGCGCTATCTATTATCAATAATTTTAAGATTGATGAAATTGATACGGCTGAGTTTAACAAAAAGTGTTTTTTCAATTTGGCTGGAATGGGATTTGATGCCCACCTGAGTTCTGTTTTTTCGAAAGACAAAAAACGCGGATTATCAGGTTATGTAAAACTGGGTTTTAAAGAGGTTTTTAACTATAAGGCGCAAACGTATAATTTGAATATCGACGGGACTGAATATACCAGAAAAGCCTTCGCCATCAGCATTGCCAATTCATCGCAGTATGGAAACGATGTTTACATCGCACCAAATGCTTCGGTAAAGGACGGATTGCTGGATGTTTGCATTATTAAACCCTTCCCGATAATAAAATTGCCTGTTTTAGGTTATGTGATGTTAAGGGGCAAAGCAGAAAGCTCTGATATGATTGAAATTATTAAAGGAAAAAATATTAAAATTATAAGGGAAACGGCAGGAGCGGTGCACGTAGATGGAGAGCCTTTGCAAATGGGCGTTGAGATTGAAGCAGTTATTAATCCACTCTCGTTAAAAGTGATTGTTCCATAG
- the hisS gene encoding histidine--tRNA ligase, which translates to MSVIKPSLAKGTRDFTPVEMVKRNFIYDTIKTVFRKYGYAEIQTPSFENLSTLTGKYGDEGDKLIFKILNSGEFLKDSKKKSFDFAEEDNSNKLIPLISEKALRYDLTVPFARYVVMHQHEITLPFKRFQVQPVWRADRPQKGRYREFYQCDVDVVGSKSLLNEAEFILIYNEALSKLGLKDFSIKINNRKILSGIAEIIGKPDLIIDMTVAIDKLDKIGLDGVSKELLERGFTETDLEKLRPVILLEGTNEEKLASLKEVLAESETGLKGVAEIEQVFEYVESLISYGLPLVAKLELDITLARGLNYYTGCIFEVKTNEVAMGSIGGGGRYDDLTGMFGLKDLTGVGVSFGADRIYDVLEELNLFPASAEVGTKVLISNFDAEAEKYALPIVQQFRNAGISAELYPSSAKLKKQMAYADAKNIPYVILIGGDEIASGELTLKDMQSGEQKKLTVLGILELLK; encoded by the coding sequence ATGTCAGTTATTAAACCCTCATTAGCAAAAGGTACCCGCGATTTTACTCCTGTTGAAATGGTAAAACGCAACTTTATTTACGATACCATTAAAACGGTTTTCAGGAAATATGGTTATGCTGAAATCCAGACGCCAAGTTTTGAAAATCTTTCTACCCTTACCGGAAAATATGGTGATGAAGGCGACAAACTGATTTTTAAAATTTTAAATAGCGGCGAGTTTCTTAAAGATTCAAAAAAGAAATCGTTCGATTTTGCTGAGGAGGATAATAGTAATAAACTAATCCCTTTAATTTCTGAAAAAGCTTTACGTTACGATTTAACAGTGCCATTTGCACGTTATGTAGTAATGCACCAGCACGAAATTACCTTGCCTTTTAAACGTTTCCAGGTTCAACCCGTTTGGCGTGCCGATCGTCCGCAAAAAGGCAGGTACCGCGAATTTTACCAGTGCGATGTCGATGTAGTCGGCTCTAAGAGTTTGCTGAACGAAGCTGAATTTATTTTGATCTACAATGAAGCCTTAAGCAAATTGGGATTAAAAGATTTCAGCATAAAAATTAATAACCGGAAAATTTTATCGGGTATTGCCGAGATTATTGGTAAACCTGATTTGATTATCGACATGACTGTGGCCATTGATAAACTGGATAAAATTGGTTTAGATGGCGTAAGTAAAGAATTGTTGGAACGAGGTTTTACCGAAACTGATTTGGAAAAACTGCGTCCGGTAATTTTATTGGAAGGTACCAACGAAGAAAAACTGGCCAGCCTGAAAGAAGTTTTAGCTGAATCCGAAACCGGTTTAAAAGGTGTTGCTGAAATTGAACAGGTTTTTGAATATGTAGAAAGTTTGATTTCCTATGGCTTACCGTTGGTTGCCAAATTAGAACTCGATATTACTTTGGCCCGTGGCTTAAATTACTATACTGGCTGCATTTTCGAGGTTAAAACCAATGAAGTGGCGATGGGCAGTATCGGTGGTGGTGGTCGTTATGATGATTTAACAGGTATGTTCGGTTTAAAAGATTTAACAGGTGTAGGTGTTTCTTTTGGTGCCGACCGTATTTATGATGTATTGGAAGAACTTAACCTTTTCCCTGCTTCAGCTGAGGTTGGAACAAAAGTGTTGATCAGTAATTTTGATGCGGAGGCTGAAAAATATGCTTTACCAATTGTTCAGCAGTTTAGAAATGCGGGTATTTCAGCTGAATTATACCCAAGTTCGGCAAAACTGAAAAAACAAATGGCCTATGCAGATGCCAAGAATATCCCTTATGTAATATTAATCGGTGGCGATGAAATTGCCAGCGGAGAACTTACATTAAAAGATATGCAAAGCGGTGAGCAGAAAAAGCTAACTGTTTTAGGTATACTGGAGTTGTTGAAATAA
- a CDS encoding class I SAM-dependent methyltransferase codes for MKDNFSTQSADYAIYRPTYPQELYDYLFALVKNKETAWDCATGNGQVARVLAQHFGAVYATDISENQLKNALQLPNITYKVESAEQTSVGNDSLDLITVAQAIHWFNFEAFYAEVKRTLKPDGLFAVIGYGIMSIDKKIDKVIHKLYEDILGKYWDSERRYIEEGYKTIPFPFEEIIAPHFQIKITWNFNQLIGYLNTWSSLQHYKKANDRNPLEYLFTELKEAWGDDAEKDVHFPVLLRIGRLT; via the coding sequence ATGAAAGATAACTTTTCTACCCAATCTGCCGATTACGCCATATACCGGCCAACATATCCACAGGAACTATATGATTATCTGTTCGCCCTGGTAAAAAATAAGGAAACGGCATGGGATTGTGCCACGGGGAATGGCCAGGTTGCCCGTGTGTTGGCACAGCACTTCGGTGCGGTTTATGCAACAGACATTAGCGAGAATCAATTAAAAAATGCTTTACAGTTACCAAATATCACATACAAAGTGGAATCAGCAGAACAAACATCGGTTGGTAATGATAGTTTAGATCTGATTACGGTAGCGCAGGCTATCCATTGGTTTAATTTTGAAGCATTTTACGCCGAAGTAAAGAGAACACTAAAACCAGATGGACTTTTTGCTGTAATTGGTTATGGGATTATGTCGATCGATAAAAAAATAGACAAAGTTATCCATAAACTTTATGAAGATATATTAGGCAAATACTGGGACAGTGAACGCCGCTATATTGAAGAAGGCTATAAGACCATTCCTTTTCCTTTTGAAGAAATAATTGCACCACATTTTCAGATCAAAATCACCTGGAATTTTAACCAGTTAATTGGCTATTTAAATACCTGGTCTTCCTTGCAGCATTACAAAAAAGCTAACGATCGCAATCCCTTAGAGTACCTGTTTACCGAACTAAAAGAAGCCTGGGGTGATGATGCAGAGAAGGATGTTCATTTCCCGGTTTTATTGCGGATTGGGAGACTAACTTAA
- a CDS encoding sensor histidine kinase, whose amino-acid sequence MKRIIYFLLLCSSLYSFGQKKKDAFLSEANGNPTYYGISRPHSNCSVLLRVDERTKWISFSNPESSDSLKNNVFLGEAKKIHLEMRIHKDSLRYYRYSVIENDSVYLVDDAILSNINFKWPKESDFPNYFTMSLGDYNVVGKKIIVKVYKLPQKFKVNTIVIYNQPLLPPKVLIKNLFSESINTKGLSVSEMTRLMIKRGRKSFFLKRQPFNNGETIIVSDSIKLMSIGIENTGVNFIYKVKITRYGSDYPEETVLTTSDWDNSYVSVDAEYFKKPGTYKVSIAPEICRSLDLPRGISWTLPQTSFEFTVIEKKEKLFTSRELLLVSVIIGALCGIISVLILNNRKKKAAKVIAQKSQEKEIAKLKLDSVRSQLNPHFLFNALAGIQTLMNKNEIDNANRYLTKFARLTRNVLDHKDLISLTSEKTVLDDYLQMEQLRFGFQYQITASADLDVENIEIPAMLLQPFVENAVKHGIAGKGNDGKIEISFTKQQTDLILSVKDNGNGFDVEKDYAGLGLALTKNRISLLNSIYKETPFLLDMKADANGTLIRITINQWL is encoded by the coding sequence ATGAAAAGAATAATTTACTTCCTTCTCCTTTGTTCATCGCTATACTCATTTGGACAGAAAAAAAAAGATGCTTTCTTAAGTGAAGCCAATGGTAATCCAACGTATTATGGAATTTCCAGACCGCATTCAAACTGTTCTGTATTGCTTCGGGTTGATGAAAGAACCAAATGGATTTCTTTTAGTAATCCTGAGTCGAGTGATTCACTAAAAAATAATGTTTTTCTTGGAGAGGCAAAAAAGATACATCTGGAAATGAGGATCCACAAAGACAGCCTAAGATATTATAGGTATTCTGTTATAGAGAACGATAGTGTTTACCTTGTGGATGATGCCATTCTAAGTAATATAAATTTTAAATGGCCCAAAGAGAGTGATTTTCCAAATTATTTTACAATGAGTTTGGGCGATTATAATGTTGTTGGTAAAAAGATTATTGTTAAAGTATACAAACTGCCTCAGAAATTTAAAGTAAACACAATTGTAATTTATAATCAGCCCCTTTTACCTCCTAAAGTATTGATTAAGAATCTGTTTTCAGAATCAATAAATACAAAGGGATTATCTGTTAGTGAAATGACCAGACTAATGATAAAAAGAGGGCGGAAATCATTTTTTCTCAAACGGCAGCCTTTTAATAATGGCGAAACTATTATTGTGAGTGATAGTATAAAGCTAATGTCAATTGGTATAGAGAATACAGGTGTTAATTTTATTTACAAAGTAAAAATAACCCGATATGGTAGTGATTACCCTGAAGAAACTGTTCTAACAACCAGCGATTGGGATAATTCGTATGTCTCGGTTGATGCTGAATATTTTAAGAAACCAGGAACATATAAGGTCTCAATTGCACCTGAAATATGTCGGTCGCTTGATTTGCCTCGCGGTATAAGCTGGACATTACCCCAAACATCTTTTGAGTTTACAGTGATTGAAAAGAAAGAAAAGCTTTTTACCTCTCGAGAGTTATTACTAGTTAGTGTTATCATAGGGGCCCTTTGTGGTATCATATCGGTTTTGATCCTCAATAACCGTAAAAAAAAAGCTGCAAAGGTAATTGCGCAAAAATCTCAGGAAAAAGAAATCGCTAAACTGAAGTTAGATTCCGTCCGTTCTCAATTAAACCCGCATTTTTTATTTAATGCGCTCGCAGGTATCCAAACGCTGATGAACAAAAATGAAATCGATAATGCCAATCGCTACCTTACCAAATTTGCTCGATTAACGCGTAATGTTTTAGACCATAAAGACCTTATCAGCTTAACATCAGAAAAAACGGTATTAGATGATTACCTGCAGATGGAGCAGTTACGTTTTGGTTTTCAGTACCAGATTACAGCTTCAGCTGATTTAGATGTAGAGAATATAGAAATACCAGCCATGCTTTTACAACCCTTTGTAGAAAATGCGGTGAAACATGGCATTGCTGGAAAAGGGAATGATGGAAAGATTGAAATCAGTTTTACAAAGCAGCAAACGGATTTGATATTAAGTGTAAAAGATAACGGCAATGGTTTCGATGTAGAAAAAGATTATGCTGGCTTGGGTTTGGCATTGACCAAAAACAGAATATCTTTACTGAATTCGATTTATAAAGAAACACCGTTTTTATTGGATATGAAAGCAGATGCAAATGGAACTTTAATCCGGATCACAATTAATCAATGGTTATAA